In Spirosoma sp. KUDC1026, the sequence TACCATTCAGCGAAACGATCCGCTGGCTGGATTGAGCCTGACTTCGTGAAGGACAACCGCTCAGGAAGGTTGCCAGTGCGAACAAAAAATAGGCAAGTCTGAACATACGTAAGTGCTGGATTTATTTAGATTAAATTTAAATAGTGCACAAATTTAGAATTAATTTAAATAACGTGCAAAGGAAGTAGTTGTATTCGTGCAGACATTTACGGAATCAAGGTTATTTACTTAGGCAAAACAGAGCGGAGGCTGTCTGCCGTTAGTAAGCAGCAGTAAATACAGACCTGTTTCAGAAGCTAAGTAAAAGCAATGGTGAAGATTGGGTACCGTTTATACAATTACCCCGTTTTTTTTAACAGCGTTACATCCCTTTTGCAGGACGAGGAATCTAAACTAGAGCAGGCCCATCATGCCTGTTTTATTCAGGTTCAACCTTTTGTCAATTACTCGCTTGTATGAAAAAAAACTACACAATATTCCTCGTCTGGAAATTACTACTGCTGCTGTTAGTGTCAGGCAGTATTGCCAACGCGCAATCATCAGCATTGCAGCTTTATGTCAAAGCGTACGATTGCACAACAGGATTTACCACATTTGAAACTAGCGGAGGAGATGGCTCACCAATCATATTTACTGCCCCTGGTATCATTCGTTCATCTCTTAGTAGCACGGCAGGTGTGGTGGAGCAGGGGCTGCGCAACGACCCTAAACCACTAACAATCACAGCTATCCAGAATGGCCAGGCTATGGCTAGCGCAACCTTCGATTTCAGCGCTTACTGCCGAGAGAATTTAGCTCCCAAACTAATTAAGCCCATCCCGGATCAGACAATCCTTGTCAACAAGTCGCTCTGGCCAGGCGGTCTGATTGATATTGGTAGCTATTTTCAGAAGCCAGGTGGTTCAAAATCATTTCGGCCTGTTATGGACGTTCGAATCACTGGACTGCCGCCCGGAATGTGGAAGGAGGGATACAGTACTGAGTCCTCTACGCTGGCCTACCTTGCCGGGACGCCAACCGTAACGGGTGTGTTTAACGTAACAGTCGTTGCCTACGTATCGAACGATCCTCGGGAGTTCTCCACAACAACTACGTTTACTATTACGGCGGTTAACCAGCCAACTTCCCCTGCTCCCGGAGGGGCATTGACCATACTGGCACCAACGTATGACTGCGGATCGGGGGCCATTGCGTTCAATACCAGCGGTGGCGATGGTTCACCAATCACCTACACCGCGCCGGGCGTTACCCGCTACTCGCCAACCATCAGTACCGGTTATGTTGAGTGGGAGCTACGTAACGATCCAAAAGCAATTACGATTCAGGCTACACAGAGCGGCTATACGACTAGCTATACGTTCGACTTCAAGGCTTACTGTACTACACCGCCTGTTGTTGTTCCGCCTACGACCGGTGCCCTAACCCTGCTGGCCCCAACGTACGACTGTGCTTCTGGTGCCATTCGTTTCAACACCAGTGGTGGCGATGGGACCGCGATTGAGTTATCTTCGCCGGGCATTACTGGTTGGACAACCAATCCAGATCAGTTTGTGGATAAAGACTCCCGAACGGCAAACGACGTGCAACCCTTTACGCTGACGGCCCGTCAGAGTGGGCGAGTCGTTACGTACACCTGGGATCTGAAGGCGGCCTGTGGCCGGTCGGCGCGGGTAGCGGCTGTTGAGGCTACAGGCAAACTAAAGATGCGGGTGCTGGGAAATCCCGTGAGCACGGAGGCCGTGGTGGAAGTTACTGGTATTGAAGGACAACGGCTACAGTTTCAACTCGTTAACAGCCGGGGTGCAATCTTGGAAACCCGTTCGGTAGAAACTGCTAAATCCGTGGAACAGCAGACGTTCGACGTTGGACGGCATACGGCTACGATGTTGCTGCTGCGAGCTGTAGCCGGGCCACAAAGTGAGACAATAAAGTTGCTCAAAGCCAACTAGGCAAACGCCCTGTTCCTGAATCATGGAGAAGCGGCCGTAACAGATAGTGTTACGGCCGCTTCTGTGTCAGCAGGGTACAGAAAGGAACGTACTTGGGGAGATTCGTTTGATTTTGCCGGAAAAACGGGCATCTTCAATGCTGATTGCTTTGTCAACCAACCCCCGTACTACGTATGCGTTTTATCGTCTACAGCTTATGGACTGTGCTGTTTACAGCCTGCCTGACTCACGCCCAGTCCTACGATCTCGTTATTAAAGACGGGCGGGTAGTCGATGGGACCGGCAACCCGTGGGTGTATGCTGACGTGGCGGTGAAAAACGGACGTATTGTTCACGTCGGAAAAGTCCCGGCCAATAGCGCTAAACGTACTATCGATGCGGCTGGCCTGCTTGTGGTGCCCGGTTTCATTGACGTTCATACCCATGTTGAAGGAAACCTAAATAGCCAGCCTACCGCACCCAATTTCATTTATGATGGCGTAACGACGGTGATTACCGGTAACTGCGGTAGTTCAAGCACCAGCCTGAAAACGTATTTCGACACGCTGCGCACGTTGCAAACTTCCATAAATGTAGGCTCGTTGATCGGGCACAACTCCGTGCGGATGAAAGTCATGAAGATGGCTTTTCGCGATCCAACAGCCCGTGAGCAAGCTCAGATGGATGCCCTCGTTGAGCAGGCCATGAAAGAGGGTGCCGTTGGCCTGTCGACGGGTTTGATCTATACGCCCGGTACGTACGCGCGTACCCCCGAAGTAGTGAATCTGGCTAAAGTGGCGGCTCGATACGGCGGGCTGTATGCATCGCATATTCGAAACGAAGGACAGAATGTGAAAACGGCTGTCAACGAAGCGATCCAGATCAGCCGGGAAGCGAATATTCCGGTTGAGATTTCACATTTCAAAGTAGCGAGTAAGCCACTCTGGGGAAAAAGCACCGAAACCGTCGAACTAGTTGAAGCGGCCCGGCGTGAGGGTCTGGACGTAACGGTCGACCAGTATCCATACACGGCATCCAGTACGTCGCTGGAAAGTATCCTGCCGTCGTGGGCGCTGGCCGAGGGCGACTCGATGGTGCTGTCCCGCTTTCACAATCCGGAAACCCGCGCTAAAATCCGGACGGAAATGCTGGAAACGTTAAAGAAAAATCTGCGCAAGAACTACGAATACGCCGTCGTCGCCAGCTACCAACCCGACACGACCTTCAACGGCATGAGCATTAGCCAGATCAACAAAAAGCTGGGTCGGCACGATAGCGCTGAAACAGAAGCGGAGTTGGTCATGGACCTGATGGAACGCGCCCAGCTGAAACGAATTCAGATGGTGTACCACACCATGTCGGAAACCGATGTGGAGAACATTCTGCGCTATCCAAATACCATGATCGCGTCGGATGCGGGTGTGGCCAAACTCGGTTCGGATATGCCGCACCCCCGCGCATACGGCACCAATGCCCGGGTGCTGGGTCGTTACGTCCGCGAACGCAAAATCATTCCGCTGGAGGAAGCTGTTCGCCGGATGACGTCGTTACCCGCCCAGCGTTTCCGCCTGACGGATCGCGGTCTGTTACGTCCCGGCTATGCCGCCGACATCGTGCTGTTCGATGAGAAAACTATTGCCGACGAAGCGACCTACGAGAAGCCCCATGCCTATACAGCCGGTATTTCCTGGGTAATCGTTAACGGGACACCCGTGGTCGAAAATAGTAAACACAACGGGCAGCGCCCAGGGCAACTGTTGATGGGGCCGGGCCACGAAAGGCCGGGCCACGCCGGGCCGGGGGATGAGAAGTAATGGGCAGAGGGGGTGGGGCCGGGGGTATGGGTCGATCTCCCCATGCCCTTGACCCTTTACCCCCGGCCAAACAATAAATTTCCTTAAACTCGCCGAGCGGGGTTGGCCTGCGCAAATTTTCGAGCCTCTTCTTTCCGTTCCCGACGGCTATAAATCAGTTCGTACGTAACAGGCAGAATCAGCAGGGAGAGGACTGTACAGGTCATCAGCCCACCGATCATGACCGTCGCCAGTGGTTTCTGCGTTTCGGAGCCGATACCCGTTGAGAGGGCGGCCGGTAACAGGCCCAGCGAGGCCATCAGGGCTGTCATCACCACCGGGCGGACTCTTGTCTGAGCCCCTTCGCGCACGGCTTCCAGCAACGGTACGTTGTTGTGCAGATTTTCCTTAAATCGGTTGATCAAGATAACCCCATCCTGTACCGATACGCCGAACAGACAGATAAAACCAACCCCCGCCGAGATACTGAAGTTGATCCCCGTGATCCAGAGTGCCAGCATACCCCCGATGAGCGCAAATGGTACGTTCAGGATAATCAGCGTGGCGTCAATGGCACTGCCGAACGTAAAGAGCAGGATCAGGAAAATAACCGTGATACTGATGGGCACGACGATGGCCAACTGTCGTTCGGCGCGGGTCTGGTTCTCAAATTCACCGGCCCAGCGCATCTGGAAGCCCTGCGGCAGTTTCACCTGCTGGGCCACTTTTTTCTGCGCTTCGTCGATGGTGCTACCCAAATCACGGCCCCGTACCGAGAACTTGATGGCAATAAACCGGGCGTTATTCTCCCGATAGATAAACGCCGGACCCGACCGGATACCAATATACGCCAGTTCCTTCAGCGGAATTTTACTGCCCGACCGGGTGGGAACCAGCAGGTTTTCGATCAGCTCGGGTGAGTAGCGGAACTGCTCGCCGTAGCGTACTTTGACGTCGAACCGGCGTTCGCCTTCGTAGTATTGCGTAACGGTTTTACCCCCGATAGCCGTTTCGATAACGGACTGGGCTACGTCGGTAGGAACGTTATAAAGCGCCAGTTTCTGCTGGTCAAGTTCGATACGGAATTCGGGCTGGCCGAGGTTGCGGAAGACGCCAAGGTCGCTTACCCCCTGAATCTTGCTCATGACGTTGTAGACCTTCGTCGCTTCCTTGTCCAGCACGTTCAGGTCCTGGCCGATAATTTTAATGGCCATCGATCCTTTTACGCCCGAGACGGCTTCTTCTACGTTATCAGAGATAGGCTGCGAGAAGTTAAACGATACCCCTTTGAAACGAGCCAGCTTCTGTTGCATCTGCGCGATCAGTTCATCTTTTGTGATTTCCCGCTTCCATTCCTCTTTGGGATAAAGATCTACGAAAAACTCGTTGTTGAAAAAGCCCGTCGGGTCGGTTCCATCGTTGGGACGGCCCGTTTGTGAGATTACCCCACGCACCTCTGGAAATTCGTCGAAGATCGCCCGAAATTTGCGCGTGTAGGCATAGCTTTCATCCAGCGATACAGAGTAGGGGAGGCTGGCCCGGACATAGATCGAACCTTCGTTCAACTGCGGCAGAAACTCAGAACCAATATGGAACACAAA encodes:
- a CDS encoding N-acyl-D-amino-acid deacylase family protein; translation: MRFIVYSLWTVLFTACLTHAQSYDLVIKDGRVVDGTGNPWVYADVAVKNGRIVHVGKVPANSAKRTIDAAGLLVVPGFIDVHTHVEGNLNSQPTAPNFIYDGVTTVITGNCGSSSTSLKTYFDTLRTLQTSINVGSLIGHNSVRMKVMKMAFRDPTAREQAQMDALVEQAMKEGAVGLSTGLIYTPGTYARTPEVVNLAKVAARYGGLYASHIRNEGQNVKTAVNEAIQISREANIPVEISHFKVASKPLWGKSTETVELVEAARREGLDVTVDQYPYTASSTSLESILPSWALAEGDSMVLSRFHNPETRAKIRTEMLETLKKNLRKNYEYAVVASYQPDTTFNGMSISQINKKLGRHDSAETEAELVMDLMERAQLKRIQMVYHTMSETDVENILRYPNTMIASDAGVAKLGSDMPHPRAYGTNARVLGRYVRERKIIPLEEAVRRMTSLPAQRFRLTDRGLLRPGYAADIVLFDEKTIADEATYEKPHAYTAGISWVIVNGTPVVENSKHNGQRPGQLLMGPGHERPGHAGPGDEK